In Streptomyces sp. NBC_01707, a genomic segment contains:
- a CDS encoding ABC transporter permease, which produces MSRFLLRRIGGALFVLLALSVVVYAAFYVAPGNVAQIACGPRCSPAQVAQVSDQLRLGDPLYLQYAHFLQGIFAGRDYSTGTGILHCQAPCLGRSYQNDEQVTQMILTKLPATASLAIGAFVLWIVLGVGTGLLSVWRRGRATERLLTGLTLAGMATPVFVIGLLLIIVFCSALQLLPFPDYVPLTENPEQWAWNLLLPWVSLALVSAAPYARMTRASMLETLAEDHVRTFRAYGVSERKLVGRHALRGALGPVIALGALDIGSMFGGAVLTESLFNIPGVGRELVDAVKNVDLPVVVGLVLVTGFFVVLANAVADILQAMADRRVVLA; this is translated from the coding sequence ATGAGCCGGTTCCTGCTGCGGCGCATCGGCGGGGCGCTCTTCGTGCTCCTCGCCCTCAGCGTCGTCGTCTACGCCGCCTTCTACGTCGCCCCGGGCAACGTGGCACAGATCGCCTGCGGTCCGCGCTGCTCGCCCGCCCAGGTCGCACAGGTCAGCGACCAACTGCGGCTCGGCGACCCGCTGTACCTGCAGTACGCGCACTTCCTCCAGGGGATCTTCGCCGGCCGTGACTACTCGACCGGCACCGGAATCCTGCACTGCCAGGCACCCTGCCTCGGACGCTCTTACCAGAACGACGAGCAGGTCACCCAGATGATCCTGACCAAGCTCCCGGCCACCGCCTCACTCGCCATCGGCGCCTTCGTGCTGTGGATCGTGCTCGGCGTCGGCACCGGACTGCTCTCGGTCTGGCGGCGCGGCCGCGCCACCGAGCGGCTCCTCACCGGACTGACCCTGGCCGGCATGGCCACGCCCGTCTTCGTCATCGGTCTGCTGCTGATCATCGTCTTCTGCTCGGCACTGCAGCTGCTGCCCTTCCCCGACTACGTACCGCTCACCGAGAACCCGGAACAGTGGGCCTGGAACCTGCTGCTGCCCTGGGTCTCCCTGGCCCTGGTCTCCGCCGCTCCGTACGCCCGGATGACCCGGGCGTCGATGCTGGAGACGCTCGCCGAGGACCACGTGCGCACCTTCCGGGCGTACGGGGTGAGCGAGCGGAAGCTCGTCGGGCGGCACGCGCTGCGCGGCGCGCTCGGCCCCGTGATCGCGCTCGGCGCACTGGACATCGGCTCGATGTTCGGCGGCGCCGTCCTCACCGAGTCGCTCTTCAACATCCCCGGCGTCGGACGCGAACTCGTCGACGCCGTGAAGAACGTCGACCTTCCGGTCGTCGTCGGTCTGGTGCTGGTCACCGGCTTCTTCGTCGTCCTTGCCAATGCCGTCGCGGACATCCTGCAGGCGATGGCCGACCGTCGGGTGGTGCTGGCATGA
- a CDS encoding DUF3152 domain-containing protein: MGRHSRKGPPPKGPESDAAAKAVGGREGVRPEPGNGRRRRAADAPPGTDGHTPFQGVPQVRGGHPEPREPGGGWGAGTRQRYGDWQIPARADAGGQGRRPGAPRPAAPQQSTVQRSPMPQRPQPMSQQQATGERPLIPGPRREFVDAFDVPPASLTPPAPRSPSAPPADPFGPVVEWDERPPGDVVPGTAPDPKEGKGTKGRTFTGIAAAAVTTVLAVVVAGQVTHDGGGARVGAAAPTGVDRDSGHDISSRSDDRPTPEPAAVKALSYGEKMAKGYPLAPDLQGSGHFQVVPGEAKAPGRGHKYRYRIDVEKGLGLDAGLFAEAVQKTLNDDRSWAHDGAMTFERISSGDPDFVITLASPGTTGDWCKKSGLDTTEDNVSCDSAATERVMINAYRWAQGSSTFGPGKLFAYRQMLINHEVGHRLGHDHVTCRTPGALAPVMQQQTKSLDIDGIKCRPNPWVYPAR; this comes from the coding sequence GTGGGACGACACAGCCGAAAGGGCCCTCCACCCAAGGGACCCGAGAGCGATGCCGCCGCGAAGGCGGTGGGCGGTCGTGAGGGGGTGCGGCCGGAGCCCGGCAACGGACGGCGCAGGAGAGCCGCCGACGCGCCGCCCGGCACGGACGGGCACACCCCGTTCCAGGGGGTTCCGCAGGTGCGCGGCGGCCATCCCGAACCGCGTGAACCGGGTGGTGGCTGGGGGGCCGGAACGCGGCAGCGGTACGGCGACTGGCAGATCCCGGCCCGGGCCGATGCCGGTGGCCAAGGACGGCGACCGGGGGCACCTCGGCCGGCCGCCCCGCAGCAGTCGACGGTTCAGCGGTCGCCGATGCCGCAGCGCCCTCAGCCGATGTCCCAGCAGCAGGCGACCGGTGAGCGGCCGCTGATACCGGGGCCGCGGCGGGAGTTCGTCGACGCCTTCGACGTACCCCCCGCATCGCTCACGCCACCCGCACCGCGCTCCCCGTCCGCCCCGCCGGCCGATCCGTTCGGCCCGGTCGTCGAGTGGGACGAGCGGCCCCCCGGGGATGTGGTGCCGGGCACCGCCCCGGACCCCAAGGAGGGCAAGGGCACCAAGGGCCGTACCTTCACCGGTATCGCGGCAGCCGCGGTGACCACCGTGCTCGCGGTCGTCGTCGCGGGGCAGGTCACCCATGACGGCGGTGGGGCGCGGGTCGGTGCCGCCGCGCCGACGGGCGTGGACCGGGACAGTGGCCACGACATCTCCTCCCGCTCGGACGACCGGCCGACGCCCGAACCGGCCGCGGTCAAGGCCCTTTCGTACGGGGAGAAGATGGCCAAGGGCTATCCGCTCGCCCCGGACCTCCAGGGTTCCGGACACTTCCAGGTCGTCCCGGGCGAGGCGAAGGCTCCGGGCCGCGGGCACAAGTACCGCTATCGGATCGATGTCGAGAAGGGTCTCGGTCTCGATGCCGGTCTTTTCGCCGAGGCCGTTCAGAAAACCCTCAATGACGACCGGAGTTGGGCGCACGACGGTGCCATGACTTTTGAGCGGATCTCTTCGGGTGACCCCGATTTCGTGATCACGCTGGCCAGCCCGGGGACCACCGGCGACTGGTGCAAGAAGTCGGGCCTCGATACGACCGAGGACAATGTCTCGTGTGATTCCGCGGCGACCGAGCGCGTGATGATCAACGCCTATCGCTGGGCGCAGGGGTCGTCGACGTTCGGCCCCGGGAAGCTCTTCGCCTACCGCCAGATGCTGATCAACCATGAGGTCGGCCACCGGCTGGGGCACGACCATGTGACATGCCGCACCCCGGGTGCGCTGGCCCCGGTGATGCAGCAGCAGACCAAGTCCCTGGACATCGATGGGATCAAGTGCCGCCCCAACCCCTGGGTCTACCCGGCCCGTTGA
- a CDS encoding ABC transporter permease gives MAEALLVKEAGAVQAPASGASSFWRRLRARRSATVAAVIVALLVLVALAAPLLAGIEGQDPTTYHANLVDSATGGVPLGSFGGISADHWLGVEPLTGRDLFARVVYGARVSLGVALAATLLQVIIGVTVGLAAGLGNRLVDQALSRVTDVVVALPVMVIALGALAVVPADFPRPVLIAAIVGLVGWSGISKIVRAQTLALKSLDHVAAARLSGWGGMRIARRELLPALAAPVITYAVLLFPGNIVVEAALSFLGVGIKPPTPSWGQMLSDADTWYQAAPTYLLIPALLIFITVLALTVLGEGVRNALDPRVASRLRIGTGRKKEAGA, from the coding sequence ATGGCCGAAGCTCTGCTGGTCAAGGAGGCGGGGGCCGTGCAGGCCCCCGCCTCCGGGGCCTCCTCGTTCTGGCGGCGGCTGCGCGCACGGCGCTCCGCCACCGTGGCGGCCGTGATCGTCGCCCTGCTGGTCCTGGTCGCGCTCGCCGCCCCGCTGCTGGCGGGCATCGAGGGCCAGGACCCCACCACCTACCACGCTAACCTCGTCGACTCCGCGACCGGCGGCGTACCGCTGGGTTCGTTCGGCGGGATCAGTGCCGACCACTGGCTCGGCGTGGAGCCGCTCACCGGCCGCGATCTCTTCGCCCGCGTCGTGTACGGGGCCCGGGTCTCGCTCGGCGTCGCGCTGGCCGCGACTCTGCTCCAGGTGATCATCGGTGTGACCGTCGGGCTCGCCGCCGGACTCGGCAACCGCCTCGTCGACCAGGCGCTCAGTCGCGTCACCGACGTCGTCGTCGCCCTGCCCGTCATGGTGATCGCGCTCGGCGCGCTCGCCGTCGTCCCCGCAGACTTCCCGCGTCCGGTGCTGATCGCCGCGATCGTCGGCCTGGTCGGCTGGTCCGGCATCTCCAAGATCGTGCGTGCCCAGACCCTCGCGCTGAAGTCGCTCGACCATGTGGCGGCCGCCCGGCTCAGCGGCTGGGGCGGCATGCGGATCGCCCGGCGCGAGCTGCTGCCCGCGCTTGCCGCTCCCGTCATCACCTACGCCGTGCTGCTCTTCCCCGGCAACATCGTCGTCGAAGCGGCGCTGTCCTTCCTCGGCGTCGGCATCAAACCGCCCACGCCGTCCTGGGGACAGATGCTCAGCGACGCCGACACCTGGTACCAGGCGGCGCCCACCTATCTGCTGATCCCCGCCCTGCTGATCTTCATCACCGTGCTGGCGCTGACCGTCCTCGGCGAAGGCGTCCGCAACGCACTCGACCCGCGCGTCGCCTCCCGGCTGCGGATCGGCACCGGACGCAAGAAGGAGGCCGGAGCATGA
- a CDS encoding Ms4533A family Cys-rich leader peptide, producing MSRSLVTSERAAIVLALIGVTGHSVADIHCC from the coding sequence ATGTCACGCAGCCTTGTCACCTCCGAACGCGCCGCCATCGTGCTGGCGCTCATCGGCGTGACCGGGCACAGCGTCGCCGACATTCACTGTTGCTGA
- a CDS encoding alpha/beta fold hydrolase produces the protein MSSTELPGARSAAAAVAPTVSPVRVAEGEKLRSVALPGLTLNVRTRPPERSGLPPALYVHGLGGSSQNWSVLMALLQDVVDGEAVDLPGFGDSPPPDDGNYSVTGHARAVIRLLDAEEHGPVHLFGNSLGGAVATRVAAVRPDLVRTLTLVSPALPELRVQWPAVPTALLAVPGVASLFIRLSKDWTAEERTRGVMALCYGDPARVSEEGFRDAVAEMERRLELPYFWDAMTRSARGIVDAYTLGGQHGLWRQAERVLAPTQLVYGGRDQLVSYRMARRASAAFRDSRLLTLPDAGHVAMMEYPETVAQAFRELLDERGGS, from the coding sequence ATGTCTTCGACCGAGCTGCCGGGAGCCCGCTCCGCTGCCGCCGCGGTGGCCCCCACGGTGAGCCCCGTCCGGGTCGCCGAGGGGGAGAAGCTGCGCTCCGTGGCGCTGCCCGGGCTGACGCTGAACGTGCGCACCCGCCCGCCGGAGCGGTCCGGACTGCCGCCCGCGCTCTATGTGCACGGGCTCGGCGGTTCCTCGCAGAACTGGTCGGTTCTGATGGCGTTGCTCCAGGACGTGGTGGACGGCGAGGCGGTCGACCTGCCGGGCTTCGGGGACTCCCCGCCGCCGGACGACGGCAACTACTCGGTCACCGGGCACGCCCGTGCGGTGATCCGGCTCCTCGACGCGGAGGAGCACGGACCCGTTCATCTCTTCGGCAATTCACTCGGTGGCGCAGTGGCCACCCGGGTCGCGGCCGTCCGCCCGGATCTGGTGCGCACGCTCACCCTGGTCTCGCCCGCATTGCCCGAGCTCCGGGTGCAGTGGCCCGCCGTACCGACCGCACTGCTCGCAGTTCCGGGTGTCGCATCCCTGTTCATCCGGCTCAGCAAGGACTGGACCGCGGAAGAACGCACCCGCGGAGTCATGGCACTCTGTTACGGCGATCCGGCACGTGTCTCCGAGGAAGGCTTCCGCGATGCGGTGGCCGAAATGGAGCGACGGCTGGAGCTGCCGTACTTCTGGGACGCGATGACGCGCTCGGCACGTGGCATCGTCGATGCCTACACGCTGGGCGGGCAGCACGGGCTGTGGCGCCAGGCCGAGCGCGTGCTCGCGCCTACTCAGCTCGTGTACGGCGGACGGGACCAGCTCGTCTCGTACCGGATGGCACGCAGGGCGTCCGCGGCCTTTCGCGATTCGCGGCTGCTGACACTGCCCGATGCCGGGCATGTGGCGATGATGGAGTACCCGGAGACGGTCGCCCAGGCGTTCCGGGAATTGCTCGACGAACGCGGCGGGAGCTGA
- a CDS encoding ABC transporter ATP-binding protein has translation MSLVEVSDLTISFDGADGARAVDGLSFTLEEGAALGVVGESGSGKSASAYALLGLHRGTGARVGGSIRVAGVDVQAADDAELRALRGAKAAMVFQDPLSSLDPYYAVGDQIAEVYRVHTRASGRAARARAVDVLDRVGIPDAVRRSRSRPHEFSGGMRQRALIAMALACEPRLLIADEPTTALDVTVQAQILDLLHSLRRETGMGLLLVTHDVGVAAESVDEVLVMQSGREVERGPVAEVLGAPRQPYTRELLAAVPRVDAKRPEPVPAARVADDGDPRPDSAVSRVARTGEPLLEAIDLRREFGRGRSRVTAVDGVSLTVHPGETLGIVGESGSGKTTLGRMLVRLLDPTAGRLHYRGTEIGSLSDKALRPHRRELQMVFQDPVASLNPRRSIGESVADPLRAAGALDDPRIRARVQELLERVGLDPDRYDRYPHEFSGGQRQRVGIARALAADPRLIVCDEPVSALDVTTQAQVTALLAELQRELGLGLVFIAHDLAVVRQVSDRVAVMRQGRIVEQGSVDEVYGAPQDPYTRQLLAAVPALDPALAAVRRTARKELAAA, from the coding sequence ATGAGTCTGGTCGAGGTCTCCGATCTGACCATCTCCTTCGACGGCGCGGACGGTGCACGGGCCGTGGACGGGCTGTCCTTCACGCTGGAGGAGGGTGCCGCGCTCGGCGTCGTCGGCGAGTCGGGCTCCGGCAAGAGCGCGTCGGCGTACGCCCTGCTCGGGCTCCACCGGGGGACGGGCGCCAGGGTCGGCGGCTCGATCCGGGTTGCCGGCGTGGACGTACAGGCGGCCGACGACGCGGAACTGCGGGCGCTGCGCGGGGCGAAGGCCGCGATGGTCTTCCAGGACCCGCTGTCCTCGCTGGACCCGTACTACGCGGTCGGTGACCAGATCGCCGAGGTGTACCGGGTCCACACGCGCGCCTCCGGGCGGGCGGCGCGGGCGCGGGCCGTCGACGTGCTCGACCGGGTCGGGATCCCCGACGCGGTGCGGCGGTCACGGTCCCGGCCGCACGAGTTCTCCGGCGGGATGCGGCAGCGTGCGCTGATCGCGATGGCGCTGGCCTGCGAGCCGCGGCTGTTGATCGCCGACGAGCCGACGACCGCTCTGGACGTCACCGTCCAGGCCCAGATCCTGGACCTGCTGCACTCCCTGCGCCGGGAGACCGGCATGGGGCTCCTGCTGGTCACCCACGATGTGGGCGTCGCGGCGGAGAGCGTCGACGAGGTGCTGGTCATGCAGTCGGGCCGGGAGGTGGAGCGCGGGCCGGTCGCCGAGGTGCTCGGCGCTCCCCGGCAGCCGTACACGCGCGAACTGCTGGCCGCCGTACCGCGGGTGGACGCGAAGCGCCCGGAGCCGGTTCCGGCGGCTCGTGTCGCGGACGACGGCGATCCGAGGCCCGACTCCGCCGTGTCCCGCGTCGCGCGGACGGGCGAGCCGCTGCTCGAAGCCATCGATCTGCGACGCGAATTCGGACGGGGCCGCAGCCGGGTCACCGCCGTGGACGGCGTATCGCTCACCGTCCACCCCGGCGAGACGCTCGGCATCGTCGGCGAGAGCGGCAGCGGCAAGACGACCCTCGGCCGGATGCTCGTACGCCTCCTCGACCCGACCGCGGGCCGGCTCCACTACCGGGGCACGGAGATCGGATCGCTGTCGGACAAGGCGCTGCGCCCGCACCGGCGCGAGCTCCAGATGGTCTTCCAGGACCCCGTCGCCTCACTCAACCCGCGCCGTTCGATCGGTGAATCCGTCGCCGATCCGCTGCGCGCGGCGGGCGCGCTCGACGACCCCCGGATCCGGGCGCGCGTCCAGGAGCTGCTGGAACGCGTCGGCCTCGACCCCGACCGGTACGACCGCTACCCGCACGAGTTCAGCGGCGGACAGCGCCAGCGCGTCGGCATCGCCCGCGCGCTCGCCGCCGACCCCAGGCTGATCGTCTGCGACGAACCGGTCTCCGCGCTCGACGTCACCACCCAGGCACAGGTCACCGCACTCCTCGCCGAGCTCCAGCGCGAACTCGGCCTCGGACTGGTCTTCATCGCCCATGACCTCGCGGTCGTGCGGCAGGTCAGCGACCGGGTCGCGGTGATGCGGCAGGGCCGGATCGTCGAACAGGGCAGTGTCGACGAGGTGTACGGAGCGCCCCAGGATCCGTACACCAGGCAGCTGCTGGCCGCCGTGCCAGCCCTCGATCCGGCGCTCGCGGCGGTGCGCCGCACGGCCCGCAAGGAGCTGGCCGCAGCCTGA
- a CDS encoding DUF3492 domain-containing protein, producing the protein MRIGLLTDGGYPYATGESRLWCDRLVRGLTHEFDLYALSRSAEQEAQGWVQLPPQVSRVRTAPLWMADEDILGGHAPKGLLARLLTGGGGRSYGRRERRRFTAHFTALATSICTADTTRDDADGVRRAGASDFADAQFTDGLYGLAELAREHGGLPAALRSETAVRVLEAACRAPGTGRTVQTATVPDLLAFAAELDRVLRPLSLDWYDEESLGAVDLCHATSGGAAALPGLLAKRFFGVPLLVTEHGVQLRAHYLAATGTPLSAPVRALLANFLGRLATEVYRQAALITPGNTHARRWQERCGADRAKVRTVYPGMEAARFAALGESGDDGGPDTLVWVGRIEPSKDLVALLHAFVEVRKAEPDARLRIIGAPAPCAEGATYLAQCRALAAQLFPDEAADAHAIGDNPVSFEDIGDAELPDLAEAYAAGGIVVLSSVVEGFPISLVEAMFCGRATVSTDVGAVVEVIGGTGLVVPPRNPRALADACITLLRDPERRARLGAAARARALELFTVEQNLAAFRGIYLELISHAPVRRDTHALNADGAPRPFATPPEAHVLGNWTAPVPLTTGRTPSWAAEGVCAGARRTGDGDV; encoded by the coding sequence GTGCGGATCGGACTCCTCACCGACGGTGGTTATCCGTATGCGACCGGTGAGTCCAGACTCTGGTGCGACCGTCTGGTGCGCGGACTGACGCACGAGTTCGATCTCTACGCGCTCAGCCGCTCCGCCGAGCAGGAGGCGCAGGGCTGGGTACAGCTCCCGCCCCAGGTCAGCCGGGTGCGGACGGCGCCGCTGTGGATGGCCGACGAGGACATCCTGGGCGGCCACGCCCCCAAGGGGCTGCTCGCCCGGCTGCTGACCGGCGGGGGCGGGCGATCGTACGGACGTCGCGAACGGCGCCGCTTCACGGCGCACTTCACGGCGCTCGCGACATCCATCTGCACGGCGGACACGACGCGCGACGACGCGGACGGCGTACGGCGCGCGGGTGCCTCCGACTTTGCCGACGCGCAGTTCACGGACGGGCTGTACGGACTCGCCGAACTGGCCCGTGAACACGGCGGATTACCCGCGGCGCTCCGCTCCGAAACCGCCGTCCGCGTACTCGAAGCCGCCTGTCGCGCCCCCGGCACCGGTCGCACCGTCCAGACCGCGACCGTTCCTGACCTCCTCGCCTTCGCTGCGGAGCTGGACCGGGTCCTGCGTCCGCTCTCCCTGGACTGGTACGACGAGGAGAGCCTCGGCGCGGTCGACCTCTGCCACGCCACGTCCGGCGGAGCCGCCGCTCTGCCCGGTCTGCTGGCCAAACGCTTCTTCGGGGTGCCGCTGCTGGTCACCGAGCACGGTGTGCAGCTGCGGGCGCACTACCTCGCCGCGACCGGCACGCCGCTGAGTGCGCCGGTACGCGCCCTCCTCGCCAATTTCCTCGGACGGCTCGCCACCGAGGTGTACCGGCAGGCCGCGCTCATCACCCCGGGCAATACGCATGCCCGCCGCTGGCAGGAACGGTGCGGCGCCGACCGGGCCAAGGTGCGCACCGTCTACCCCGGGATGGAGGCGGCCCGCTTCGCCGCGCTCGGGGAGAGCGGCGACGACGGCGGACCCGACACGCTGGTCTGGGTCGGCAGGATCGAACCCTCCAAGGACCTGGTCGCGCTGCTGCACGCATTCGTCGAGGTGCGGAAGGCCGAACCGGACGCGCGGCTGCGCATCATCGGCGCACCGGCGCCGTGCGCGGAAGGCGCCACATACCTCGCCCAGTGCCGGGCGCTCGCCGCCCAGCTCTTCCCCGACGAGGCCGCCGACGCGCACGCCATCGGTGACAACCCGGTCTCCTTCGAGGACATCGGCGACGCCGAACTGCCGGACCTGGCGGAGGCGTATGCGGCGGGCGGGATCGTGGTCCTCTCCAGCGTGGTCGAAGGCTTCCCGATCAGCCTGGTCGAGGCGATGTTCTGCGGACGAGCCACGGTGTCGACCGACGTCGGCGCCGTCGTCGAAGTCATCGGCGGTACAGGCTTGGTGGTGCCCCCGCGCAACCCCCGGGCGCTCGCCGACGCTTGCATCACGCTGCTGCGCGACCCCGAGCGCCGTGCACGCCTCGGCGCGGCGGCTCGGGCCCGGGCACTCGAACTCTTCACCGTCGAACAGAACCTCGCGGCATTTCGCGGCATTTACCTGGAGCTGATCTCGCACGCTCCGGTGCGCAGAGACACGCACGCGCTGAACGCGGACGGCGCCCCACGCCCGTTCGCGACACCGCCGGAGGCCCATGTGCTGGGCAACTGGACGGCCCCCGTCCCGCTCACCACCGGGCGCACCCCGAGCTGGGCCGCCGAGGGCGTGTGCGCGGGCGCCCGGCGAACGGGGGACGGCGATGTGTGA
- a CDS encoding ABC transporter substrate-binding protein, whose protein sequence is MRQPSVISRRVAAAVVVLVVGSGAAACGPQDNKGSDGSSGATGKPAKGGTLTVLNRAAQEDFDPARLYTSGGGNVPSLVFRTLTTRNREAGAAGAKVVPDLATDLGTPSKDATVWTYTLKDGLKYEDGTAITSADIKYGIERSFAAELSGGAPYLRDWLIGGADYRGPYKDKKGLASIETPDAKTIVFHLNKPEGEFPYLATQTQTTPVPKAKDTGTKYENHPISSGPYKVVKNEGDGERLVLERNKFWSAATDEERKAYPDRIDVRSGLDSAVINQRLSASRGADAAAVTTDTNLGPAELAKVTGDKKLAARVGTGHFGYTNYIAFNPKVKPFDNPKVRQAISYAVDRTSVVNAAGGSSLAEPATTFLPEQASFGHTAYDAFPAGSTGNAAKAKELLKEAGYAKGLTITLTHSNDKNFATSPEIATAIQEALKKAGITVKLQGLESNAYSDKIYNVKSEPGFFLTGWGADWPSGGPFLAPIFDGRQIVKNGYNFNASQLDDASVNKEIDEINKLTDLSAAAKRWGALDKKVGEQAVTVPLFHPVYKRLYGESVKNVVISDWTGVLDISQVAVK, encoded by the coding sequence ATGCGTCAACCGTCCGTCATATCGCGCCGCGTGGCAGCGGCCGTCGTGGTTCTCGTCGTGGGTTCGGGCGCCGCCGCGTGCGGGCCCCAGGACAACAAGGGCAGCGACGGCAGCTCCGGCGCAACGGGCAAGCCCGCCAAGGGCGGCACGCTCACCGTCCTGAACAGAGCCGCGCAGGAGGACTTCGACCCCGCGCGGCTCTACACCTCCGGCGGCGGCAACGTCCCGTCCCTGGTCTTCCGCACGCTGACCACCCGCAACCGGGAGGCCGGCGCGGCCGGCGCGAAGGTCGTCCCCGACCTGGCGACCGACCTGGGCACGCCCAGCAAGGACGCCACCGTCTGGACGTACACGCTCAAGGACGGCCTGAAGTACGAGGACGGCACCGCAATCACGAGCGCGGACATCAAGTACGGCATCGAGCGCTCCTTCGCCGCCGAACTCTCCGGCGGTGCGCCCTATCTGCGCGACTGGCTGATCGGCGGCGCCGACTACCGGGGTCCCTACAAGGACAAGAAGGGCCTCGCCTCGATCGAGACGCCCGACGCGAAGACGATCGTCTTCCATCTCAACAAGCCGGAGGGCGAGTTCCCCTACCTGGCGACGCAGACCCAGACGACTCCCGTACCGAAGGCCAAGGACACCGGCACGAAGTACGAGAACCACCCCATCTCCTCGGGTCCGTACAAGGTCGTCAAGAACGAGGGCGACGGCGAGCGCCTCGTCCTGGAGCGCAACAAGTTCTGGTCGGCCGCGACCGACGAGGAGCGCAAGGCGTACCCGGACCGGATCGACGTGCGCTCCGGGCTCGACTCGGCCGTCATCAACCAGCGGCTCTCCGCCTCCCGCGGCGCCGACGCCGCCGCCGTCACCACCGACACCAACCTCGGCCCGGCCGAGCTCGCCAAGGTCACCGGCGACAAGAAGCTCGCCGCCCGTGTCGGCACCGGCCACTTCGGCTACACGAACTACATCGCCTTCAACCCGAAGGTGAAGCCGTTCGACAACCCGAAGGTGCGTCAGGCGATCTCGTACGCCGTCGACCGCACCTCGGTCGTCAACGCGGCCGGTGGCTCCTCGCTCGCCGAGCCCGCCACCACCTTCCTGCCGGAGCAGGCGTCCTTCGGCCACACCGCGTACGACGCCTTCCCGGCCGGCAGCACGGGCAACGCGGCCAAGGCCAAGGAGCTGCTGAAGGAGGCCGGTTACGCCAAGGGCCTGACCATCACCCTCACGCACTCCAACGACAAGAACTTCGCCACCAGCCCGGAGATCGCCACCGCGATCCAGGAGGCGCTGAAGAAGGCCGGGATCACGGTCAAGCTCCAGGGGCTGGAGTCCAACGCGTACTCGGACAAGATCTACAACGTGAAGAGCGAGCCCGGCTTCTTCCTCACCGGCTGGGGCGCCGACTGGCCGTCCGGCGGTCCGTTCCTCGCACCGATCTTCGACGGACGCCAGATCGTCAAGAACGGCTACAACTTCAACGCCTCCCAGCTCGACGACGCCTCCGTCAACAAGGAGATCGACGAGATCAACAAGCTGACCGACCTGAGCGCGGCCGCGAAGCGCTGGGGCGCACTCGACAAGAAGGTCGGTGAGCAGGCGGTGACCGTGCCGCTGTTCCACCCCGTCTACAAGCGCCTGTACGGCGAGTCCGTCAAGAACGTCGTCATCAGCGACTGGACCGGTGTACTCGACATCTCGCAGGTCGCGGTCAAGTAG